In one Melaminivora jejuensis genomic region, the following are encoded:
- the gluQRS gene encoding tRNA glutamyl-Q(34) synthetase GluQRS, protein MPYVGRFAPSPTGALHAGSLVAALASWLDARAAGGRWLVRIEDIDPPRCPGGAAERILQQLAACQLLPDAPPLWQSSRSARYQQVLDACVARGLAYPCACTRRDIDAALAARGLVHERHVERPYPGTCRAGLGGRAPRAWRFHTEKYQSNQPQTLASQALTAMIFLSSQGVRWHDRRLGWQAQDVAAQVGDFVLRRADGLWSYQLAVVVDDADQGITHIVRGEDLADNTPRQLLLQAALGLATPRYLHAPLVRASDGEKLSKQHGAPAIDETRPLAVLADAARALALPPPPAGATVGQALALWVRAWADIYNRTP, encoded by the coding sequence TTGCCATACGTTGGCCGTTTCGCCCCCTCGCCCACCGGCGCGCTGCACGCCGGCTCGCTGGTCGCCGCGCTGGCCAGCTGGCTGGACGCGCGCGCTGCCGGCGGACGCTGGCTGGTGCGCATCGAGGACATCGACCCGCCGCGCTGCCCCGGTGGCGCCGCCGAGCGCATCCTGCAGCAGTTGGCCGCCTGCCAGCTGCTGCCCGACGCACCGCCGCTGTGGCAGTCCAGCCGCAGTGCGCGCTACCAGCAGGTGCTCGACGCGTGCGTGGCGCGCGGCCTGGCCTATCCCTGCGCCTGCACGCGCCGCGACATCGATGCCGCCCTGGCAGCGCGCGGCCTGGTGCATGAGCGCCATGTCGAGCGCCCCTACCCCGGCACCTGCCGCGCCGGCCTGGGGGGGCGCGCGCCGCGTGCCTGGCGCTTCCACACCGAAAAATACCAGTCGAATCAGCCGCAAACCCTTGCCAGTCAAGCGCTGACAGCTATGATTTTTTTGAGCAGCCAAGGCGTGCGCTGGCACGACCGCCGCCTGGGCTGGCAGGCGCAGGACGTGGCCGCCCAGGTGGGCGATTTTGTGCTGCGCCGCGCTGACGGCCTGTGGAGCTACCAGCTGGCCGTGGTGGTCGATGATGCCGACCAGGGCATCACCCACATCGTGCGCGGCGAGGATCTGGCCGACAACACGCCGCGCCAGCTCCTGCTGCAAGCCGCCCTGGGCCTGGCCACGCCGCGCTACCTGCACGCGCCGCTGGTGCGCGCCAGCGATGGCGAAAAACTCTCCAAGCAGCACGGCGCCCCGGCCATCGACGAAACACGCCCGCTGGCCGTGCTGGCCGACGCAGCACGCGCGCTGGCCCTGCCCCCGCCTCCGGCTGGCGCCACAGTCGGCCAAGCGCTTGCTTTGTGGGTACGCGCCTGGGCGGATATCTACAATCGCACACCGTGA
- a CDS encoding NAD(P)/FAD-dependent oxidoreductase, producing MTASRHPTPAAGARRFAVVGAGMAGVACARTLAQAGHTVTLIEKQPHAGGRTSSVDTAYGSFDAGAQYFTVRDERFALALQTVPELTRRWSVSTVRVLDASGRVAAAAPPPGEAHWVATPTMDALVQAWAEPLARAGRLLTHTSVTRIERDPMRPRAWQLRTESLDGSSRTLAGFDAVVLALPAPQTQELLAQCALAPEWAPALSDVQIAPCWTLMLAFAQAVRPGLVTLGPQWNAARSTHHRVAWVARESSKPGRTQIERWTVQASPAWSREHLHDDHARIRAKLTRAFAEVTGIHAAPTQAQVRCWPHAQTQTALGQPFVWDEAAGLGACGDWCLGHRLEDAFVSGLSLALAAL from the coding sequence ATGACTGCATCCCGACACCCCACCCCTGCCGCCGGTGCGCGCCGCTTTGCCGTGGTCGGCGCCGGCATGGCCGGCGTGGCCTGCGCGCGCACGCTGGCGCAGGCCGGCCACACGGTCACCCTGATCGAAAAACAGCCGCACGCCGGCGGGCGCACCAGCTCGGTGGACACAGCCTATGGCAGCTTCGACGCTGGCGCGCAGTATTTCACTGTGCGCGACGAGCGTTTCGCCCTGGCGCTGCAGACCGTGCCCGAGCTGACGCGCCGCTGGAGCGTCAGCACCGTGCGCGTGCTCGACGCCAGTGGCCGGGTGGCCGCCGCCGCGCCACCGCCGGGCGAGGCGCACTGGGTGGCCACGCCGACCATGGATGCGCTGGTGCAGGCCTGGGCCGAGCCGCTGGCGCGCGCCGGGCGGCTGCTGACCCACACCAGCGTCACGCGCATCGAGCGCGACCCCATGCGCCCGCGCGCCTGGCAACTGCGCACCGAATCGCTCGACGGCAGCTCGCGCACCCTGGCCGGCTTCGACGCCGTGGTGCTGGCCCTGCCGGCGCCGCAGACACAAGAGCTGCTGGCGCAGTGCGCCCTGGCCCCCGAGTGGGCGCCGGCCCTGTCGGACGTGCAGATTGCGCCGTGCTGGACGCTGATGCTGGCCTTTGCCCAGGCCGTGCGCCCGGGCCTGGTGACGCTGGGGCCGCAGTGGAACGCCGCGCGCAGCACGCATCACCGCGTGGCCTGGGTGGCGCGCGAGTCCAGCAAGCCGGGCCGCACGCAGATCGAGCGCTGGACGGTGCAGGCCTCGCCGGCCTGGTCGCGCGAGCATCTGCACGACGACCATGCCCGCATCCGCGCCAAGCTCACGCGCGCCTTTGCCGAAGTCACTGGCATCCACGCCGCGCCCACGCAAGCCCAGGTGCGCTGCTGGCCTCATGCCCAGACGCAGACTGCGCTGGGCCAGCCCTTCGTCTGGGACGAGGCCGCCGGCCTGGGCGCCTGCGGCGACTGGTGCCTGGGGCACAGGCTGGAGGACGCCTTCGTCTCGGGCCTGTCGCTGGCGCTGGCGGCCCTCTGA
- the trmB gene encoding tRNA (guanosine(46)-N7)-methyltransferase TrmB gives MTETPTSPATARPAPHRPDTPADVAHPKGIKSYVRRAGRTTTGQSRALEELGPRYVLDYAPQPLDAHAAFGRQAPLILEIGFGMGEATAHIAGVRPGDDFLCCEVHEPGVGALLKRIGEQGLTNIRIVQHDAVEVLEHMLAPQSLAGIHIFFPDPWHKKRHNKRRLIQPPLVARLASRLAPGGYLHCATDWQPYAEQMLQVLSHEPLLANTATGYAPKPDYRPLTKFENRGLRLGHGVWDLVFRRTGQA, from the coding sequence GTGACCGAAACCCCGACCTCTCCCGCCACCGCCCGCCCCGCACCGCACCGCCCTGACACTCCTGCGGATGTCGCCCACCCCAAGGGCATCAAAAGCTATGTGCGCCGCGCCGGCCGCACTACCACCGGCCAAAGCCGCGCCCTGGAAGAACTCGGGCCGCGCTACGTGCTGGACTACGCCCCGCAGCCGCTGGACGCGCACGCTGCCTTTGGCCGCCAGGCGCCGCTGATCCTGGAGATCGGCTTCGGCATGGGCGAGGCCACGGCGCATATCGCCGGCGTGCGCCCGGGCGATGACTTCCTGTGCTGCGAAGTCCATGAGCCCGGCGTGGGCGCGCTGCTCAAGCGCATCGGCGAGCAAGGCCTGACCAATATCCGCATCGTGCAGCACGATGCCGTCGAGGTGCTGGAGCACATGCTGGCGCCGCAGTCGCTGGCCGGCATCCACATCTTCTTTCCCGACCCGTGGCACAAGAAGCGCCACAATAAGCGCCGCCTGATCCAGCCGCCGCTGGTGGCCCGGCTGGCCAGCCGCCTGGCGCCCGGCGGCTACCTGCACTGCGCCACCGACTGGCAGCCCTACGCCGAGCAGATGCTGCAGGTGCTGTCGCACGAACCCCTGCTGGCCAACACGGCCACCGGCTATGCACCCAAGCCCGACTACCGCCCCCTGACCAAGTTCGAAAACCGCGGCCTGCGCCTGGGCCACGGCGTGTGGGATCTGGTGTTTCGGCGCACCGGGCAGGCCTGA
- a CDS encoding pirin family protein, which produces MHTIRRSHERGQADHGWLQSRHSFSFASYHDPQHMGWGNLRVINEDRVAPGMGFGTHGHRDMEIISYVLSGELAHRDSLGHVKTIPSGDVQRMSAGTGVMHSEFNHSASQAVHFLQIWILPAQHGIEPGYEQASVSDADKRGRLHCIAAPQGQGGAVALHADARIHAGLFDGDESERLELNPRRKAYVQVARGSVVANGVALQAGDALLLRDEAAVALAQGQDAEVLVFDLAP; this is translated from the coding sequence ATGCACACCATCCGCCGCTCGCACGAACGCGGCCAGGCCGACCACGGCTGGCTGCAATCCCGGCACAGCTTTTCCTTTGCCAGCTACCACGACCCGCAGCACATGGGCTGGGGCAACCTGCGCGTCATCAACGAAGACCGTGTGGCCCCCGGGATGGGCTTCGGCACGCACGGCCACCGGGACATGGAGATCATCAGCTACGTGCTCTCGGGTGAGCTGGCGCACCGCGACAGCTTGGGCCACGTCAAGACCATCCCGAGCGGTGACGTGCAGCGCATGAGCGCCGGCACCGGCGTCATGCACAGCGAGTTCAACCACTCGGCCAGCCAGGCCGTGCATTTTCTGCAGATCTGGATCCTGCCCGCGCAGCATGGCATCGAGCCGGGCTACGAGCAGGCCAGCGTCAGCGATGCCGACAAGCGTGGCCGGCTGCACTGCATCGCCGCGCCGCAGGGCCAGGGCGGCGCCGTCGCCCTCCATGCCGATGCGCGCATCCATGCCGGCTTGTTCGACGGTGACGAGTCGGAGCGGCTGGAGCTGAACCCCCGGCGCAAGGCCTATGTGCAGGTGGCGCGCGGCAGCGTCGTGGCCAATGGCGTGGCGCTGCAGGCGGGCGATGCGCTGTTGCTGCGCGACGAAGCCGCCGTGGCGCTGGCGCAGGGGCAGGACGCGGAGGTGCTGGTGTTCGACCTGGCGCCCTGA
- a CDS encoding GGDEF domain-containing protein, producing MKPLLQNLAEMTAHRDHLRLEVSVLSTILQQGRNMQVRALELFNAGRDGETMLRPRSWSHDGQIVTSTFEAVSDPHAITLAQLPELAECIAASARSAERVSAEQHVLWLPVWLGERAQTCLEVTQPRRLSRHQRDVITAVFLVYQNYQSLLDYSERDALTGLLNRKTFDEQFARRGNISAQPLPDAPEQPRDWLAVVDIDHFKLVNDRFGHLYGDEVLILVANRLRSQFRSQDRIFRFGGEEFVVLLRSSTLEQACSAMERLRAAVAAHEFPQVGHITVSVGFAATDSGAPVEILGRADQALYYAKEHGRNRVCHYEELVASGALARKVEHSEVELF from the coding sequence ATGAAACCCCTGCTGCAGAACCTGGCCGAGATGACTGCCCACCGCGATCACCTGCGCCTGGAGGTATCGGTTCTCTCTACCATCCTGCAGCAAGGACGCAACATGCAGGTGCGCGCGCTGGAGCTGTTCAATGCCGGGCGCGATGGCGAGACCATGCTGCGCCCGCGCAGCTGGAGCCATGACGGGCAGATCGTCACCAGCACCTTCGAGGCCGTGTCCGACCCCCATGCCATTACCCTGGCGCAGTTGCCCGAGCTGGCCGAGTGCATCGCCGCCAGCGCACGCAGCGCCGAGCGCGTCAGTGCCGAGCAGCACGTGCTGTGGCTGCCGGTCTGGCTGGGCGAGCGCGCCCAGACTTGCCTGGAAGTGACCCAGCCGCGCCGCCTGAGCCGCCATCAGCGCGACGTCATCACCGCCGTGTTCCTGGTCTATCAGAACTACCAGAGCCTGCTGGACTACAGCGAGCGCGATGCGCTGACCGGCCTGCTCAACCGCAAGACCTTCGACGAGCAGTTTGCCCGCCGAGGCAACATCAGCGCACAGCCCCTGCCGGACGCACCCGAGCAGCCGCGCGACTGGCTGGCGGTGGTGGATATCGATCATTTCAAGCTGGTCAACGACCGCTTCGGCCACCTGTATGGCGACGAGGTGCTGATCCTGGTGGCCAACCGCCTGCGTAGCCAGTTCCGCAGTCAGGACAGGATCTTCCGCTTCGGCGGCGAGGAGTTCGTGGTGCTGCTGCGCTCAAGTACGCTGGAGCAGGCCTGCAGTGCCATGGAGCGCCTGCGTGCCGCCGTGGCCGCGCATGAGTTCCCACAAGTCGGCCACATCACCGTCAGCGTCGGATTTGCAGCCACCGACAGTGGCGCGCCCGTGGAAATCCTGGGCCGGGCCGACCAGGCGCTGTACTACGCCAAGGAGCACGGGCGCAATCGCGTCTGCCACTACGAGGAGTTGGTGGCCAGCGGCGCCCTGGCCCGCAAGGTCGAACACAGCGAGGTCGAGTTGTTCTGA